One segment of Desulfobulbaceae bacterium DNA contains the following:
- the coaE gene encoding dephospho-CoA kinase (Dephospho-CoA kinase (CoaE) performs the final step in coenzyme A biosynthesis.), producing MKGIDLDLSPQAIAVTGCIGSGKSKVAQWLGHEWALPVYDADDEVKILLSPGHSGWMCLKAILGETYFDIESRLNKSKLRQAIFADASLRQSVEDALHPLVLENLKVKTAQFTMPCLVEVPLLYEVNWQSYFSKVLVVYADPNTCIHRVMARDGVNKAQALAALRNQRSIQEKISFADCVINNSGAWTDTLSQLEAVKKAECLPFGKKKLDTLCY from the coding sequence ATGAAAGGAATTGATCTGGACCTGTCGCCTCAGGCTATAGCTGTGACTGGGTGTATAGGATCAGGAAAAAGCAAAGTGGCACAATGGTTAGGCCATGAATGGGCGCTTCCTGTTTATGATGCCGATGACGAGGTGAAAATATTGCTCTCACCGGGACATTCTGGCTGGATGTGTTTAAAAGCAATACTCGGTGAAACTTACTTTGATATTGAATCCCGGTTAAACAAGTCAAAATTGCGTCAGGCTATTTTTGCCGATGCCTCATTGCGTCAGAGTGTTGAAGATGCTCTTCATCCACTGGTTCTGGAAAATCTTAAGGTAAAAACTGCTCAGTTCACTATGCCATGCCTGGTTGAAGTTCCTTTACTCTATGAGGTCAATTGGCAATCTTACTTCAGTAAGGTTCTGGTTGTGTACGCTGATCCCAACACCTGTATTCACCGGGTCATGGCCCGGGATGGAGTTAACAAGGCTCAAGCTTTGGCTGCGTTACGCAATCAAAGGTCCATACAAGAAAAAATTTCATTTGCTGACTGTGTAATTAACAATAGCGGTGCGTGGACGGACACACTTTCTCAGCTCGAAGCAGTTAAAAAAGCAGAGTGTCTCCCTTTTGGTAAAAAAAAACTTGACACTCTCTGTTACTAG